One Archangium violaceum genomic window, ACCAGGGCCACCGCCAGGTCGGTCATCGTCCAATCCCGCCCCAGGCGATCCATCCACTGGCGCAGCCCCGCGGTGGAGCGCTTCAGCAGCCGCTGGCGCGCCGCCTCCGGCACGTCGGGACGGAGCCGGTACGAGGCGGACAGCTCCGCCAGGCGCCAGCGCAGGGACGCGGCCGTCTCCTCGGGCAGCGGGTGGAGCAGGGCCAGCAGCTCCAGTTCCATGCGCGAGAGCGAGGCCGGAGAGATGTCCGCCAGCGTCTCTCCCGTCTCCCGCTCGGCCAGGGCCGCCTTCAAGTCCTCGTCGGTGATGCGGCCGCGCCGGTACAGCTCGCGGTAGCGCGACTCGGGGAGGTAGGCCTCGGTCTCGAAGGTGGCGCTCGCGGTGGCCAGCGCCTCGTGGAAGGGCAGGTGCTGGAAGGCGTGCAGCGTGTTGTGGTGCACGAACACGCCAATGGGGCCCTGGGCCGGCAACAGATGGCCCGCGTGGGCCAGGACGTCACTCAGTCGCTGGCCGCGAGCCGCCGCGAGCGGAGTGGGGGAGTGGGAGTGGCTCATGGGTATGGAGGGGGGAACGGGTTCTGCTCAGGAAGAAAGTCCCAGGGTGCCCTTGGGTCCCTTCTTGCGCGCGGACAGCGGGTGCGCGGAGAGGCTGCGGTGCTGGTCGAGCCCGCGGATGTGCAGGTGGCGGCCCTCGCGGGAGAACTCACCCTCCAGCTCGTGCAGCCGCTCCATCACCGTGTGGTCCACCAGCTTCGCGTCCGTCAGGTCCACCTCGACGTGCTGTGCCTGGGCGTGCCGCGCCAGCTGCTTCTTGAGCTTGAGGAAGTTGGTGAAGACGGCCGCGTGCCGCACGCGCAGCACCACCTGGCCCTCCGCATTGTGCTCCTCGATCTCCGGGCGGAAGAGGCCGGCCAGCGGCGCGCCATTGAGCAGGTGCACCACCATCTTCAGGACGATACCCGAGGCCACGCCCACCAGCAGGTCCGTGGCCAGCGTCACGCCCAGCGTGAAGGTGAAGATGAGGAGCTGCTCGGCGCCGATGCGGAACGTCTTCACGAACTCGCTGGGCGAGGCCAGCCGCACGCCCGTGAAGACGAGCATGGCGGCAAGCGCGGCCAGCGGAATCCGGTGGATGATCATGGGCGCGAACGCCACGAGAAGCAGCAGGAACAGGCCGTGGAAGAAGTTGGACAGCCGGCTCTTCGCCCCATAGCCGATGTTGGCCGAGCTGCGGACCACCTCGGAGATCATCGGCAGGCCACCGATCAGGCCCGCGAGCAGGTTGCCCACGCCGGTGGCGAACAGATCCTTGTCCAGGTTCGAGCGGCGCTTCTCCGGATCCAGCATGTCCATCGCCTTGGCCGTCAGCAGCGACTCGATGCTGCCCACCAGCGCGAACATGACGATGTACTTGATGGACGTCGACGAGAGGACGGCGGAGAAGTCCGGGAAGGTGATGGCCGTGAGCAGGTTGCTCGGCAGGTTCACCAGGAACCTGGGACCCACCGAGAAGACCTCACTGGAGAAGGTGAAGGTGTGCTCGTGGTCCAGGTCGAAGAGGAGGCCCAGCGGCACCGCGACGAGCAGCACCAGCAGGGGCGCGGGCACGCGTTTGAGGGCCGCCACCCGCTTGGACAGCATCGCGTGGCCGAAGAGGAGGACCAGGCTGATGACGCCGATGAGGGCGATCTCCGGATTCATCTTCCCGAGGCTGTGGGGAATCTCCGCCAGCAGGTGGAGCGGCTCCTTGGCGGCCGGCGTCACACCGAGCAGGACGTGGAGCTGCTTGGAGCAGATGGTGACGCCGATGGCCGCGAGCATTCCGTGCACCACCGACGAGGGAAAGAAGTCCCCCAGCGTGCCGGTGCGCAGCGCCGCGAAGAGGATCTGCAG contains:
- a CDS encoding SulP family inorganic anion transporter, whose protein sequence is MQPQHAPSSHPSESEGRSAWKSDIVSGFLVFLIALPLCLGISLASGFPPVAGIFTAVIGGVVSSFLGSARLTIKGPAAGLIVIALGAVTDLGGGDAQLGYRRALATIVVAAVLQILFAALRTGTLGDFFPSSVVHGMLAAIGVTICSKQLHVLLGVTPAAKEPLHLLAEIPHSLGKMNPEIALIGVISLVLLFGHAMLSKRVAALKRVPAPLLVLLVAVPLGLLFDLDHEHTFTFSSEVFSVGPRFLVNLPSNLLTAITFPDFSAVLSSTSIKYIVMFALVGSIESLLTAKAMDMLDPEKRRSNLDKDLFATGVGNLLAGLIGGLPMISEVVRSSANIGYGAKSRLSNFFHGLFLLLLVAFAPMIIHRIPLAALAAMLVFTGVRLASPSEFVKTFRIGAEQLLIFTFTLGVTLATDLLVGVASGIVLKMVVHLLNGAPLAGLFRPEIEEHNAEGQVVLRVRHAAVFTNFLKLKKQLARHAQAQHVEVDLTDAKLVDHTVMERLHELEGEFSREGRHLHIRGLDQHRSLSAHPLSARKKGPKGTLGLSS